One Gloeobacter morelensis MG652769 DNA window includes the following coding sequences:
- a CDS encoding threonine aldolase family protein: MPDPVVDLRSDTVTRPTRAMRAAMFDAEVGDDVYGEDPTVNRLQERVAHLLGKEKGLFFPSGTMCNQVAIATHTRPGQEIICDRDCHVFNYERAGASHLGGVQLHPLDGRHGVLSAQQVCSAIRPIELHEPPTGLILLENTHNRGGGTVYPQDVIAQIAELARAAGIPMHLDGARLLNASVASGHSPAILATPFDSVYFCLSKGLGCPAGSVLAGRADFIAQATRLRKAFGGGMRQVGFLAAAGLYALDHHIDRLADDHRRARQLAVHLRALNAFDVELDAVHTNIVMVDVRADFTAAAVAAELAAHGVRVSVFGPRRLRLVTHLDIDDAGVEWTIAVCKRLYG, encoded by the coding sequence ATGCCGGACCCGGTTGTCGATCTGCGCAGCGACACGGTGACCCGACCGACCCGGGCGATGCGCGCCGCCATGTTCGACGCCGAAGTCGGCGACGACGTCTACGGCGAAGATCCGACCGTCAATCGCCTCCAGGAGCGTGTCGCCCACCTGCTCGGCAAAGAAAAGGGGTTATTTTTTCCGAGCGGCACGATGTGCAACCAGGTGGCCATCGCCACCCATACCCGCCCTGGCCAGGAAATCATCTGTGATCGCGACTGCCATGTGTTCAATTACGAGCGGGCCGGGGCAAGCCACCTGGGCGGCGTGCAACTCCATCCCCTCGACGGCCGCCACGGGGTCCTGAGCGCCCAGCAGGTGTGCTCCGCCATCCGCCCCATCGAGTTGCACGAACCGCCCACGGGCCTGATTCTGCTCGAGAATACCCACAACCGCGGCGGCGGCACGGTCTATCCCCAGGATGTCATCGCACAAATTGCCGAGCTCGCCCGCGCCGCAGGCATCCCGATGCACCTCGACGGTGCCCGGCTATTGAACGCCAGCGTCGCCAGCGGTCACAGCCCGGCGATTCTGGCGACACCCTTTGATTCGGTCTACTTCTGTCTTTCCAAGGGCCTCGGGTGTCCGGCGGGCTCGGTGCTCGCCGGTAGAGCTGATTTCATCGCCCAGGCGACACGGCTGCGCAAGGCCTTTGGCGGGGGCATGCGCCAGGTGGGTTTTCTGGCGGCGGCCGGTCTGTACGCCCTCGATCACCACATCGATCGCCTTGCGGACGATCATCGCCGGGCGCGGCAGTTGGCCGTTCACCTGAGGGCTCTGAACGCCTTCGATGTCGAGCTTGATGCTGTGCACACCAACATCGTGATGGTGGATGTGCGCGCAGATTTTACGGCGGCGGCGGTGGCGGCGGAGCTGGCCGCCCACGGCGTGCGGGTGAGTGTCTTTGGTCCCCGGCGTCTGAGGCTGGTCACCCACCTCGATATCGACGATGCGGGGGTGGAGTGGACCATCGCCGTCTGCAAGCGGCTCTACGGTTAG
- a CDS encoding DUF2973 domain-containing protein yields MLFHLLYLLCFLVLGTLAFYTMATGWRQKQQRRTNRMQPHPELLDRNGRVIKDSLLVVRVTPRDADIRSRLEALYNRSPDDERRDR; encoded by the coding sequence ATGCTGTTCCACCTTCTGTACCTGCTGTGTTTTCTCGTCTTGGGTACTCTGGCGTTCTACACTATGGCGACGGGTTGGCGACAGAAGCAGCAGCGCAGAACTAATCGGATGCAACCCCACCCTGAATTGCTCGACCGCAACGGCCGGGTGATCAAAGACTCGCTGCTGGTGGTGCGCGTCACTCCCCGCGACGCCGATATCCGCAGCCGCCTCGAAGCTTTGTACAACCGTTCTCCCGACGACGAGCGCCGCGACCGCTAG
- a CDS encoding dihydrofolate reductase: MLNLPMELIAVVATDSRRLIGRGDGLPWHCPEDLRAFKALTWGQSLLMGRRTFESILARRGQPLPARKHYVLTTRGGPSLPAAHYLSSLEQALALPVERLFVIGGASVYAQTADRLDTLYLSLIPGLHTGDLLLPDLGNRWAAQKVEQFPTFSRWQLQRNSSALFEWPRLVGSG; this comes from the coding sequence GTGTTGAACTTGCCTATGGAATTGATCGCCGTCGTAGCCACGGACAGCCGCCGCTTAATCGGCCGGGGCGATGGTCTGCCCTGGCACTGCCCCGAAGATCTCAGGGCGTTCAAAGCACTGACCTGGGGCCAATCTTTGCTGATGGGCCGCCGCACCTTCGAGAGCATCCTTGCCCGCCGAGGCCAACCTTTGCCCGCGCGCAAACATTACGTGCTGACCACCAGAGGCGGACCGTCCTTGCCAGCGGCCCACTATCTGAGCTCGCTAGAGCAGGCTCTGGCCCTACCCGTCGAACGCCTGTTCGTGATTGGCGGTGCTTCGGTGTACGCCCAAACCGCCGACAGGCTAGATACCCTTTACCTGAGTCTGATCCCCGGTCTGCACACAGGTGATCTTCTCCTGCCGGACCTGGGAAACCGATGGGCCGCACAAAAAGTCGAGCAGTTTCCAACCTTCAGTCGCTGGCAGCTGCAGCGCAATTCATCCGCGCTCTTCGAGTGGCCACGGCTTGTCGGGAGCGGCTAG
- a CDS encoding pyridoxal phosphate-dependent aminotransferase, which produces MEISRRAALQGFGWLAGVSAVAPGRLWAAEVRGVSSVQGVGVPPGTVRLLYNENPLGPSPLALKAASEVLSGCNRYPMATVFALLERICALHGLGLASPAGTADLGALFEAFEASPVLLGAGSSEILQAVALAWGLDGGEFVEASPGYGAVGAAAQEMLGARVRRVAVPLTPEYRHDTQAMAKAVTPKTRVVVVTNPNNPTGTALNLAEITRLADRLDPKMLLVVDEAYIDFTEAPGVMSALGLAASRSNVLVTRTFSKIHGLAGLRLGYAVASAPVRERLRPYLLGMLGINTAVVAAAAASLADADYLIRSRQVALAARGQLLARLPEFGLKPVPSDAPFVWAKVKGDCGPLVQKLARADVQIAGGQRWQLPGYVRISTGLPAEMDMLFATLAAKV; this is translated from the coding sequence GTGGAAATTTCGCGCCGTGCGGCGTTGCAGGGTTTTGGTTGGTTGGCGGGTGTATCGGCGGTCGCACCGGGGCGGCTGTGGGCGGCCGAAGTGCGCGGGGTCTCCTCGGTGCAGGGTGTGGGTGTCCCGCCCGGCACGGTGCGGCTTTTGTATAACGAAAATCCCCTCGGGCCTTCGCCGCTGGCGCTCAAAGCGGCCTCAGAAGTTCTAAGCGGCTGCAACCGCTACCCGATGGCGACGGTCTTCGCGCTGCTTGAGCGGATCTGCGCGCTCCACGGCTTGGGCCTCGCTTCCCCTGCAGGGACAGCCGATCTCGGGGCGCTATTTGAGGCATTTGAAGCGAGTCCGGTGCTGCTGGGGGCCGGTTCCTCCGAAATTTTGCAGGCGGTGGCCCTGGCCTGGGGTCTCGATGGGGGTGAATTTGTCGAGGCGTCCCCGGGCTACGGCGCGGTGGGCGCCGCCGCCCAGGAGATGCTGGGGGCGCGGGTGCGGCGGGTGGCGGTACCGCTCACGCCCGAGTACCGCCACGACACCCAGGCGATGGCCAAAGCCGTCACCCCCAAAACCCGGGTGGTGGTGGTCACCAACCCCAACAATCCTACGGGCACCGCCCTCAACCTCGCTGAGATCACCCGCCTGGCCGACCGCCTCGATCCAAAAATGCTGCTGGTGGTCGATGAAGCTTATATCGATTTTACCGAGGCGCCCGGAGTGATGAGTGCCCTGGGCCTGGCTGCCAGCCGCTCTAACGTGCTGGTCACCCGCACCTTCTCCAAAATCCACGGTCTGGCGGGCCTGCGGCTCGGTTACGCGGTCGCCTCAGCGCCGGTGCGCGAGCGGCTGCGCCCCTATCTGCTGGGGATGCTGGGGATCAACACCGCCGTCGTGGCCGCCGCCGCCGCTTCGCTGGCCGATGCCGACTACCTGATACGTTCGCGCCAGGTCGCCCTGGCCGCCCGCGGCCAACTGCTCGCCCGGTTGCCCGAATTCGGCCTCAAGCCTGTGCCCAGCGACGCACCATTTGTCTGGGCCAAAGTCAAAGGTGACTGCGGCCCGCTGGTCCAGAAACTGGCCCGCGCCGATGTGCAGATAGCCGGCGGCCAGCGCTGGCAGTTGCCCGGTTACGTGCGCATCTCCACGGGGCTGCCGGCCGAGATGGACATGCTCTTTGCCACCCTCGCGGCGAAAGTGTAG
- a CDS encoding M14 family metallopeptidase, protein MAAESAGEWQTRAEATNYRRTSRYDEDIAYARRLAAASPLVQLQLLGKSPEGRAIPVLVVSKDKAFTPEAAQATGKAIVLVNAAIHPGEIPGKDAGLAFVRDLVITGKHATLLDGAILIFIPVFGVDGHERFGPYTRINQNGPEESGWRTTAQNLNLNRDFLKADTPEMRVWLDVFGRYLPDLIVDTHDTDGADYQYNLTYGLENGASLDPALVAWQKAAFEGEIFPAVAARGHVVSPYIILRDSKDISKGISQDPSEPRFSTGYGALQNRPTLLVETHMLKDYKSRVTATYDLLVEIFAYLNRHPGKLRTLVARVDEQTIARGRRYDPNYRYPLTFKLTERSRPFQFQGFESTLELSAISGSTWVRYDPTKPKTFTIPLFDEAAVEKAVAPPLAYAVPVSLTEVIDRIKAHGLRYRTLDAALTLAVETYEFSSPAWESAPFEGRIRLKDFKATPIQRQITYPAGSLVVPLDQRAANVAIHLLEPEGPDSLLQWGFLDAIFEQKEYAEDYVMEKMAREMLARDPKLKAEFERKVSQEPAFAASPEARLEFFYRRTPYWDDRYNIYPIGRVSALENLPR, encoded by the coding sequence ATGGCGGCGGAGTCGGCGGGCGAATGGCAGACGCGGGCGGAGGCAACCAATTACCGCCGCACCAGCCGCTACGACGAAGACATTGCCTACGCGCGGCGCCTGGCGGCAGCTTCGCCGCTGGTGCAACTGCAGCTTTTGGGCAAAAGTCCCGAGGGGCGGGCAATCCCGGTACTGGTGGTCTCCAAAGACAAAGCCTTTACCCCCGAGGCGGCCCAGGCGACAGGTAAAGCGATTGTGCTGGTCAACGCCGCCATCCACCCCGGCGAGATCCCCGGCAAGGACGCCGGCCTCGCCTTTGTGCGGGATCTGGTGATTACCGGCAAACACGCGACCCTGCTCGACGGGGCGATTTTAATTTTCATCCCGGTCTTCGGCGTCGACGGCCACGAACGCTTCGGCCCCTACACCCGCATCAACCAGAACGGTCCTGAGGAATCGGGCTGGCGCACCACTGCCCAGAACCTCAATCTCAACCGCGACTTTCTTAAAGCCGACACCCCCGAGATGCGCGTCTGGCTCGATGTCTTCGGGCGCTATCTGCCGGATTTGATCGTCGATACCCACGATACCGACGGGGCCGACTACCAGTACAACCTCACCTACGGCCTGGAGAACGGGGCGAGCCTGGACCCGGCGCTGGTCGCCTGGCAAAAAGCCGCCTTCGAGGGCGAGATCTTCCCGGCGGTGGCAGCCCGCGGTCATGTCGTCTCGCCCTACATCATCCTGCGCGACAGCAAAGATATTTCTAAAGGAATCAGCCAGGATCCTTCCGAGCCGCGCTTCTCCACCGGCTACGGCGCCCTCCAGAACCGCCCGACCCTGCTGGTGGAGACCCACATGCTCAAGGACTACAAAAGCCGGGTGACGGCCACCTACGACCTGCTGGTGGAGATTTTTGCCTACCTGAATCGCCACCCCGGCAAGTTGCGCACCCTGGTTGCCCGGGTGGACGAGCAAACCATCGCCCGCGGCCGTCGCTACGACCCTAACTACCGCTATCCGCTCACCTTCAAGCTCACCGAGCGCAGCCGACCGTTTCAATTTCAAGGATTCGAATCGACCCTTGAGCTGAGCGCCATCTCCGGCAGCACCTGGGTCCGCTACGACCCCACTAAACCGAAAACCTTCACCATTCCCCTATTTGACGAGGCGGCGGTCGAAAAAGCCGTAGCGCCGCCGCTTGCCTATGCAGTGCCAGTCTCGCTCACCGAGGTGATCGATCGCATCAAAGCCCACGGGCTTCGCTACCGGACCCTCGATGCTGCGCTTACCCTGGCGGTCGAGACTTACGAATTTAGCTCCCCGGCCTGGGAATCGGCGCCCTTCGAGGGCCGCATCCGGCTCAAAGACTTCAAAGCCACTCCCATCCAGCGTCAGATTACCTACCCGGCCGGATCGCTGGTTGTCCCCCTCGACCAGCGCGCCGCCAACGTCGCAATTCATTTACTTGAGCCAGAGGGTCCCGATTCGCTCTTGCAATGGGGTTTCCTCGACGCCATCTTCGAGCAAAAGGAGTACGCCGAAGATTACGTGATGGAGAAGATGGCCCGCGAGATGCTGGCGCGCGACCCGAAGCTCAAAGCCGAGTTTGAGCGCAAGGTCTCGCAGGAACCCGCCTTCGCCGCGAGTCCCGAGGCGCGGCTCGAATTTTTTTATCGCCGCACCCCCTACTGGGACGATCGCTACAACATCTATCCCATCGGCCGGGTCAGCGCACTGGAGAATCTGCCGAGGTAA
- a CDS encoding calcium-binding protein: MVSRERDPKTGKVTFKGTPGNDNIRVSNRRNAAGAVDGLLVIVLDAHGKECERFSLDREEFKDGLCIRGGAGDDIIQVDEDVEFDLELYGEEGNDLIIGGAGNDLIDGGPGNDRLYGGEGNDTIYGGDGDDLIDGGPGDDKLYGGAGNDKILGGPGNDLLDGGPGDDCLVGGPGDDILIGGEGNDQLFGGEGMDRLIGGTGKDIVHADLSDLPVQRGGDGSDTVHIDRG, translated from the coding sequence ATGGTGAGCCGTGAACGCGATCCGAAAACCGGCAAGGTGACCTTCAAAGGGACGCCGGGCAACGACAATATCCGGGTGAGCAACCGGCGCAACGCTGCCGGTGCAGTGGACGGCCTTCTGGTGATCGTGCTCGATGCCCACGGCAAAGAGTGCGAGCGCTTCTCTTTAGACCGCGAAGAATTCAAAGACGGCCTGTGCATCCGCGGTGGAGCGGGCGACGACATTATTCAGGTGGACGAAGATGTCGAATTTGACCTCGAACTGTACGGCGAGGAGGGCAATGACCTGATTATCGGCGGCGCGGGCAACGACCTCATCGATGGCGGCCCCGGCAATGACCGGCTGTACGGCGGCGAAGGCAACGACACCATCTACGGCGGCGATGGGGATGATTTGATTGACGGCGGCCCCGGTGACGATAAACTTTACGGCGGCGCGGGCAACGACAAAATCCTGGGCGGCCCCGGTAACGATCTGCTGGACGGCGGCCCTGGCGACGACTGTCTGGTCGGCGGCCCCGGCGACGATATTTTGATCGGTGGTGAGGGCAACGACCAGCTCTTTGGCGGCGAAGGCATGGACCGGCTCATCGGCGGCACCGGCAAGGACATCGTCCACGCCGACCTCAGCGACCTGCCCGTGCAGCGCGGCGGCGACGGCTCAGACACCGTGCACATCGACCGGGGTTGA
- a CDS encoding transposase, whose amino-acid sequence MLGTVGFHRHLGLEDYRLLLNQAARRLPEGVKVLLLADRGFVELALIRHLKYLGWHWRLRLKAGLWIHPPGGGSFRLGSVAIPPRQVQLWPSVRVGKQRYGKVHLVMAHPERGKERWYVLSDEPVSLQTLWEYGLRFQTEQQFKDNKSGCLKLEDCRIRQVKALSRLYLVVALAELYGVSQGAAVVELGERSRVDAHWFGGMSYRKIGIKWVKRSLGERLPLQEVVRLSGAPDPTPAMSSRRQCRQRLEQIEFGPIVERRQVA is encoded by the coding sequence ATGCTTGGCACCGTCGGCTTCCATCGTCACCTTGGCCTCGAAGACTACCGGCTCCTCCTCAACCAGGCCGCCCGTCGCTTGCCCGAAGGGGTCAAGGTTCTGCTGCTGGCCGACCGGGGCTTTGTGGAGCTGGCCCTGATTCGACATCTGAAGTATCTGGGCTGGCACTGGCGGCTGCGCCTCAAAGCGGGGCTGTGGATTCACCCTCCCGGTGGCGGCTCGTTTCGCTTAGGCAGTGTGGCCATCCCTCCCCGGCAGGTGCAGTTGTGGCCGTCGGTGCGGGTGGGCAAACAACGCTATGGCAAAGTGCATCTGGTCATGGCCCATCCCGAGCGGGGCAAAGAACGTTGGTATGTCCTTTCTGACGAACCGGTCAGTCTACAAACCCTTTGGGAATATGGGCTGCGCTTCCAAACGGAACAGCAATTCAAGGACAACAAATCCGGCTGTTTGAAGCTGGAGGATTGTCGGATTCGGCAGGTCAAGGCCCTCTCGCGCCTGTATCTGGTCGTCGCCCTGGCCGAATTGTACGGGGTGTCGCAGGGAGCGGCAGTCGTGGAGTTAGGCGAGCGCAGCCGGGTGGATGCGCATTGGTTTGGAGGGATGAGCTACCGCAAGATTGGCATCAAATGGGTAAAGCGCAGTCTGGGCGAGCGGCTACCGCTGCAGGAGGTAGTCCGGCTGAGCGGTGCACCCGACCCGACCCCAGCGATGAGCAGTCGGCGGCAGTGCCGTCAAAGGCTGGAGCAGATAGAGTTTGGGCCGATTGTCGAGCGAAGACAGGTGGCCTGA